Proteins from one Pectinophora gossypiella chromosome 19, ilPecGoss1.1, whole genome shotgun sequence genomic window:
- the LOC126375798 gene encoding uncharacterized protein LOC126375798 — MPKRKRDHEDYDYLSRKLRKLERKLRRARGDRKSSNVPTSVSSRDSTPSPHTHADDSPPPPPVSASPSDDVILCDMPPPSENTVLSAQQPVATITQACDVQQSVSSDILQKSNDDTTEIPEQVLDSELLEILGEDPIDKSEYGEEIHKELASRLEHIATKGLNKDIRKELLEKYLVPRNCTYIAAPQLNPEIKAALPDLTLKRDKGIEARQKQLSSAITCIGRVITSQMLSKDKNNELLKQLMDAIRIMCDVQHADSAKRRYFAFSSLKKDINDQLIHSKIDKFLFGENLAETLRAAKAVTKSGAELKVVTNNSTKTSNKPTQPQPSTSRNLNWKAPPPARRQQQGTWTQRNRQPAPGRKPEPSFKQSRHPSKPTRRQ, encoded by the exons ATGCCTAAAAGAAAACGTGACCATGAAGATTACGACTATCTCAGTCGAAAACTGAGGAAATTAGAACGAAAACTTAGGCGAGCACGAGGAGACAGAAAATCATCTAATGTACCTACATCGGTGTCATCGCGGGATTCTACGCCGTCGCCACATACCCACGCAG ACGAttccccgccgccgccgccggtaTCCGCTAGTCCCAGTGATGATGTTATCTTATGTGACATGCCACCACCGTCTGAAAATACTGTTTTGTCTGCACAACAGCCAGTAGCAACAATCACACAAGCATGTGATGTGCAACAGTCTGTGTCATCAGATATACTCCAAAAGTCCAATGATGACACAACAGAGATACCTGAACAGGTACTTGATAGCGAGCTTTTGGAAATACTTGGAGAAGACCCAATAGATAAATCTGAATATGGTGAGGAGATTCACAAAGAGTTAGCTAGTCGTCTAGAACATATTGCCACTAAAGGACTCAATAAAGACATACGCAAAGAGTTGCTTGAGAAATACTTAGTTCCGAGGAACTGTACATATATTGCAGCGCCGCAGCTGAATCCAGAGATCAAGGCTGCCCTGCCAGATTTAACATTGAAAAGGGACAAGGGAATAGAAGCGAGACAAAAACAGTTATCATCAGCAATAACCTGTATAGGACGGGTTATTACCAGTCAAATGTTGTCAAAGGACAAgaataatgagttattaaagCAGTTGATGGACGCTATACGTATCATGTGTGATGTACAACATGCTGACTCAGCGAAACGAAGATACTTTGCTTTTTCCTCACTCAAAAAGGATATTAATGACCAGCTGATACATTCAAAAATTGATAAGTTTCTCTTCGGTGAAAACCTAGCTGAAACTTTAAGAGCTGCCAAAGCTGTTACTAAGTCTGGAGCGGAACTAAAGGTTGTAACAAACAACTCGACGAAGACCTCCAATAAGCCCACGCAACCTCAACCATCCACTTCTAGAAATTTAAACTGGAAGGCGCCCCCTCCAGCTCGCAGGCAGCAGCAGGGGACGTGGACGCAGAGGAACCGCCAGCCTGCTCCCGGGCGGAAGCCAGAGCCCTCATTCAAGCAATCGCGGCATCCGTCCAAGCCGACCCGCCGCCAGTAG